A stretch of Dyella sp. BiH032 DNA encodes these proteins:
- a CDS encoding DUF4124 domain-containing protein gives MRLLLPASSLLLFLCLWLPPPAAAQAGVHRCIGQDGTPLFTDQPCAALQATPVQAPPKPGVPGSQQPATSLPPPILCAGTVAELRQSVADAFAARDPNRLAGLMLWGGYGRSAAVSDIRALGVLMQRPLLDFGEETAERPAPGTDPDAWPIPGTEHADRPPPTTEHQLVLHTASDDASGAPRETRFAIVRRSGCLWLRSAD, from the coding sequence ATGCGTCTCCTGCTCCCCGCTTCCTCGCTCCTGCTGTTCCTCTGCCTCTGGTTGCCGCCGCCTGCCGCCGCGCAGGCCGGGGTGCATCGCTGCATCGGCCAGGACGGCACGCCGCTCTTCACCGACCAGCCTTGCGCCGCGCTCCAGGCCACGCCGGTGCAGGCCCCGCCGAAGCCCGGCGTGCCGGGCTCGCAGCAGCCGGCAACGTCGCTGCCGCCGCCGATCCTGTGCGCCGGCACGGTCGCGGAGCTGCGCCAGAGCGTGGCCGACGCATTCGCCGCGCGCGATCCCAACCGCCTCGCCGGCCTGATGCTGTGGGGCGGCTACGGACGCAGCGCGGCCGTTTCGGACATCCGCGCGCTGGGCGTCCTGATGCAGCGCCCGCTACTGGATTTCGGCGAAGAAACCGCCGAACGCCCGGCGCCCGGCACCGATCCCGATGCCTGGCCGATTCCCGGCACCGAACATGCCGATCGCCCGCCACCGACCACCGAGCACCAGCTCGTGCTGCACACCGCCTCCGACGATGCCAGCGGCGCGCCGCGCGAGACGCGTTTCGCCATCGTGCGACGTTCCGGCTGCCTGTGGCTGCGCAGCGCGGACTGA
- a CDS encoding condensation domain-containing protein — MTARRPFALFERGMYLDGQRPVAFVLPGTLTGTLDEARLRAALDRVQARHAVLQSLVEQGADGRPWFVQQAAPPPIPLRVVERLGEDDWQEQARLECERLFDGGREPLVRLVWLRGHGRSDLLLSCHHCICDGLSAVGLLQDILAVCGRPDATLGPCFPLQGGADVVPPEARNDRRLRRRAYWKARLFAWLVRLQRIGPPVQYGPAYTVRWTIEPAAVAALVRRGKHAGVGVFAALCTAFMLACASVRGARGVDKFVSPVDARRYLPALQGGALFTMAPTVRLSFHRKAVMTDADFWTLARALQDDMRRQIDRLAPTVYEQLLGLERLHPLFERLIAYSRSRRAGRGVSLSYLGRLDGSSRDDGGFRLEAIHAPSALLEPTPANLVTIVGFAGRLDFAFISDESSMPRADAVRIRRLAMDLLQAATVWPAPAASGVGIPSVPVESL; from the coding sequence ATGACGGCGCGGCGCCCCTTCGCGTTGTTCGAGCGCGGGATGTATCTGGATGGTCAGCGTCCCGTGGCCTTCGTGCTGCCGGGGACATTGACGGGCACGCTGGATGAGGCCCGCCTGCGCGCCGCTCTCGATCGCGTCCAGGCCCGGCACGCCGTGCTGCAATCCCTGGTCGAGCAAGGCGCCGACGGACGTCCCTGGTTCGTGCAGCAGGCAGCGCCTCCACCCATTCCCCTGCGCGTCGTCGAGCGCCTGGGCGAGGACGATTGGCAGGAGCAGGCGCGCCTCGAATGCGAGCGGCTGTTCGACGGAGGGCGCGAGCCGCTGGTCAGGCTCGTCTGGCTGCGCGGCCACGGACGCAGCGACCTGCTGCTGAGCTGCCATCACTGCATCTGTGACGGCCTGTCGGCGGTCGGCCTGCTGCAGGACATCCTCGCCGTCTGCGGCCGTCCAGACGCTACGCTCGGCCCGTGCTTCCCGCTGCAAGGCGGCGCTGACGTGGTGCCGCCCGAAGCGCGGAACGATCGCCGGCTGCGGCGGCGCGCGTACTGGAAGGCCAGGTTGTTCGCCTGGCTCGTGCGCCTGCAGCGGATCGGGCCGCCAGTGCAGTACGGCCCGGCGTATACGGTGCGCTGGACGATCGAGCCTGCGGCGGTGGCTGCCCTGGTCCGGCGCGGCAAGCATGCCGGCGTCGGCGTGTTCGCCGCGCTGTGCACCGCATTCATGCTCGCCTGCGCGTCGGTGCGCGGCGCCCGTGGCGTGGACAAGTTCGTCTCGCCGGTCGACGCGCGGCGCTATCTGCCGGCGCTGCAAGGCGGTGCGCTGTTCACGATGGCGCCGACCGTGCGCCTCTCCTTCCACCGCAAGGCAGTCATGACCGATGCGGACTTCTGGACGCTGGCGCGCGCGTTGCAGGACGACATGCGCCGCCAGATCGATCGTCTGGCGCCGACCGTCTACGAGCAACTGCTTGGCCTGGAACGGCTGCATCCGTTGTTCGAGCGGCTGATCGCCTACTCGCGTTCGCGGCGTGCGGGGCGTGGCGTGTCGTTGTCCTATCTTGGCCGCCTGGATGGTTCGTCGCGCGACGACGGTGGGTTCCGCCTGGAAGCGATCCATGCGCCCTCGGCCTTGCTGGAGCCGACGCCGGCGAACCTGGTCACCATCGTCGGCTTCGCCGGACGGCTGGACTTCGCCTTCATCTCCGACGAGAGCTCGATGCCGCGCGCCGATGCCGTGCGCATCCGGCGGCTGGCGATGGATTTGCTGCAGGCTGCGACTGTCTGGCCGGCGCCGGCCGCGTCCGGCGTCGGTATCCCTTCCGTGCCGGTGGAAAGCCTATGA
- a CDS encoding glycosyltransferase family 2 protein, protein MKSYGVIFVLYHPTEAFLRNLEVAAAAGRNLIAIDNSPHADASLYEALQRQSVTVLHNANRGGLAGAYNRGAELLLQRGCEVIFLLDQDSDIGDGFFDAMMRACERMEAPAFILGPKIYEIHLEKFMPVLPPGRRWPKPVKMREPTEGLFETLFVISSGSAVSAEAYRRLGAFREDYFIEYVDVEYGLRANSQGVPVLMNAAVTMRQTTGHIERHGRLFTTNHAAWRRYYGARNGVFTLRLYRRHWALHWLGGLLALHQAFNVLMFEPQKLRKVLAVACGYIDGRRGRLGSFESLHPRIAAFCKNLPARSGKLAAGPSIAAE, encoded by the coding sequence ATGAAAAGCTACGGTGTGATCTTCGTGCTCTACCACCCCACGGAGGCCTTCCTGCGCAACCTGGAGGTCGCGGCGGCAGCGGGACGCAACCTGATCGCCATCGACAACTCGCCGCATGCCGACGCATCGCTGTACGAAGCGTTGCAGCGGCAAAGCGTGACGGTGCTGCACAACGCCAACCGCGGAGGGCTCGCCGGCGCCTACAACCGCGGCGCAGAGCTGCTGCTCCAGCGCGGCTGCGAGGTGATCTTCCTGCTCGACCAGGATTCGGACATCGGCGACGGCTTCTTCGACGCCATGATGCGCGCTTGCGAGCGCATGGAAGCACCCGCCTTCATCCTCGGGCCGAAGATCTACGAGATCCATCTGGAAAAGTTCATGCCGGTGCTGCCGCCCGGCCGGCGCTGGCCAAAGCCGGTAAAAATGCGCGAGCCGACCGAGGGCCTGTTCGAGACGCTGTTCGTGATTTCCTCGGGATCGGCGGTGTCGGCGGAAGCGTATCGACGGCTCGGCGCGTTCCGGGAGGACTACTTCATCGAGTACGTCGACGTCGAATATGGACTGCGCGCCAATAGCCAGGGCGTGCCCGTGCTCATGAATGCAGCGGTGACGATGCGCCAGACCACCGGCCACATCGAGCGGCACGGCCGCCTCTTCACCACTAATCATGCCGCGTGGCGGCGCTACTACGGCGCGCGCAACGGCGTCTTCACTCTGCGCCTGTATCGGCGGCATTGGGCTCTGCACTGGCTGGGTGGCCTGCTGGCGCTCCATCAGGCTTTCAATGTCCTGATGTTCGAGCCGCAGAAGCTTCGCAAGGTGCTGGCGGTGGCCTGCGGCTACATCGACGGACGCCGCGGCCGGCTCGGCAGCTTCGAGAGCCTGCACCCGCGCATCGCCGCGTTCTGCAAGAACCTCCCGGCGCGGAGCGGAAAGCTCGCGGCCGGTCCGTCGATCGCCGCGGAATAG
- a CDS encoding amino acid adenylation domain-containing protein has product MNDERDDVLPLTTAQRGLWVNDKIGADGAIMNIAEAVDIRGAIQPPLFRQALYRLVYEAGMMRANVIERDGRPQLVIRQVYGGQFPYFDMSGEADPRAAAEAWMREEYSRNPDLEQDPLWVSVLFKLAEDHYLWYQRAHHIVLDGFGGGLLARRLAELYTALVAGQEPPPCAFTPASTAIDMETAYRESDRFRRDREYWGEQLAALPEAVTLSRRQHRPGLGDRLCRSTGYLSPETTQRLAELGKATGASLPQVLIGLVAAYYHRVTGAEDLVFGMPVSGRLNAEARRAPSMFANVVPIRLRFTRDMAAGELFEQVSRVVRQALRHQQYRYEDLRRDLGLIGQGRSVAWLGINIEPFDYQLDFAGADTSSHNLSNSSAEDLMVFIYDRGTGAGLRFDFDANPLLYDMAELDEHRRRLCRLIEGVLADPEAHLRDIDLLGDEERHRLLVAWNDTAGPVEALSVPARLARQAALTPDAPAVVFGDTVVSYGELHRRSLRQARQLIADGIKPGDIVAVALPRSEQLLIVLLALMRAGAAYLPIDPEGPAERTAMVLDDAAPIAVIATAPIHERLAMGGGAQLLPEQCDTLAEHEHEPDFSDPEGTAYVLYTSGSTGRPKGVEVTHGNLANFLEGMARQLEPARSDRFLAVTTVTFDIAGLELYLPLTVGACVVMADGGAAQQPLELARLIRRSGATHVQATPSLWRILLANPETRLDEVHALVGGEALGAELAARLKGAAARVTQFYGPTETTVWSTAYELEEIGSGAPPIGRPILNTRLYVVDAARRLVPTGAIGELCIGGAGVAKGYLHRPQLTEERFPLDPFAADGSRMYCTGDLVRWRDDGLLEFVGRADTQVKIRGHRIELGEIENALARHPAVAAAAVVAWPDASGMTLAAYVVPRDGSTPEPGQLRAFLARRLPEPALPSGFTVLDALPLTPNGKLDRRALPAPDRGARSAFVEPGTPLERKLAELWQRLLHVEQVGLHDNFFELGGDSLTAAEMAAGFPAEFGVELPLGALFEAPTIASLAAFVERLAGGSDDPLSEMVVLRAPPRLREVGKAQSRPLFCIHPMMGLSLGFAGLLRHLDPSVPVYGLQSRGLRGDLRLPSSIEEVAADYLMQIRRIQPEGPYRLVGRSLGGLIGHAIAERLLAMGERVELLAMIDSYLFAPGERSRPREEAREVRAALSFLGLHQYAGEHAPQTLKELASLLLHSYNARSIPLVQEIVRQHPQFIEHLFAVMRNNLELARQYTPRRVNLDLLFFRATESEGHLDGILDHRPSAWRPFIGWRIEVHELACHHEAVLDPAPAAQIGAVLRHRLSDIPDERMPLAPLLAEAQQDLAVA; this is encoded by the coding sequence ATGAATGACGAGCGCGACGATGTACTGCCTTTGACCACTGCCCAGCGCGGCTTGTGGGTGAACGACAAGATCGGCGCCGACGGCGCGATCATGAACATCGCTGAGGCCGTGGATATCCGGGGAGCGATCCAGCCGCCGCTGTTCCGCCAGGCGTTGTACCGGCTCGTCTACGAAGCCGGGATGATGCGCGCCAACGTGATCGAGCGCGATGGCCGGCCGCAGCTGGTGATCCGACAGGTCTACGGAGGCCAGTTCCCCTACTTCGACATGAGCGGCGAAGCCGACCCGCGCGCGGCCGCGGAAGCCTGGATGCGGGAGGAGTACTCGCGCAACCCCGATCTGGAGCAGGACCCGCTGTGGGTCAGCGTGCTGTTCAAGCTCGCCGAGGATCACTACCTCTGGTACCAGCGTGCGCACCACATCGTGCTGGACGGTTTCGGCGGCGGCCTGCTGGCACGTCGGCTGGCCGAACTGTATACGGCGCTCGTCGCGGGACAGGAGCCGCCACCGTGCGCGTTCACGCCCGCCAGCACTGCGATCGACATGGAGACCGCGTACCGCGAGTCGGACCGCTTCCGTCGCGACCGCGAATACTGGGGCGAGCAACTGGCCGCCTTGCCGGAGGCCGTGACGCTGTCGCGGCGCCAGCACCGCCCCGGACTGGGCGATCGGCTGTGCCGCAGCACGGGTTACCTGTCGCCGGAAACGACGCAGCGGCTCGCCGAGCTTGGCAAGGCCACGGGCGCCAGCTTGCCGCAGGTGCTGATCGGCCTGGTCGCGGCGTACTACCACCGCGTCACAGGCGCCGAAGATCTGGTCTTCGGCATGCCGGTGTCCGGGCGGCTCAACGCCGAGGCGCGCCGCGCGCCGAGCATGTTCGCCAACGTGGTGCCGATCCGCCTGCGCTTTACCCGGGACATGGCGGCCGGTGAGCTGTTCGAGCAGGTGTCGCGCGTGGTACGGCAAGCGTTGCGCCATCAGCAGTACCGCTACGAAGACCTGCGCCGCGACCTGGGCCTGATCGGCCAGGGACGCAGCGTCGCCTGGCTCGGCATCAACATCGAGCCGTTCGACTATCAGCTCGATTTCGCCGGGGCGGACACGTCCTCGCATAACCTCTCGAACAGTTCGGCCGAAGACCTGATGGTCTTCATCTATGACCGCGGCACCGGCGCCGGCCTGCGTTTCGACTTCGACGCCAACCCGCTGCTGTACGACATGGCGGAGCTCGACGAGCACCGCCGCCGCCTGTGCCGCCTGATCGAAGGCGTGCTGGCCGACCCCGAAGCGCACCTGCGCGACATCGACCTCCTGGGCGACGAAGAACGCCATCGCCTGCTCGTGGCCTGGAACGACACCGCCGGGCCGGTCGAAGCACTGAGCGTGCCCGCTCGACTCGCGCGGCAGGCCGCGCTGACGCCGGACGCGCCCGCCGTGGTTTTCGGCGACACGGTAGTGAGCTATGGCGAGCTGCACCGGCGCAGCCTGCGCCAGGCGCGGCAGCTGATCGCCGATGGCATCAAGCCCGGCGACATCGTGGCCGTGGCGCTGCCGCGCAGCGAGCAGTTGCTGATCGTGCTGCTGGCGCTCATGCGCGCCGGTGCGGCTTATCTGCCGATCGATCCGGAAGGCCCGGCCGAACGCACGGCCATGGTGCTCGACGACGCCGCGCCGATCGCCGTGATCGCCACGGCGCCGATTCACGAGCGCCTGGCCATGGGCGGAGGTGCGCAGCTGCTGCCAGAGCAATGCGACACGCTGGCGGAGCACGAGCACGAGCCGGACTTCAGCGATCCGGAGGGCACCGCCTACGTGCTCTACACCTCCGGCTCGACGGGGCGTCCCAAGGGCGTGGAGGTGACGCACGGCAACCTGGCCAATTTCCTGGAAGGCATGGCGCGGCAGCTCGAACCCGCGCGCAGCGACCGTTTCCTCGCCGTCACCACGGTGACTTTCGATATCGCGGGCCTGGAGCTTTACCTGCCGCTGACGGTGGGCGCATGCGTGGTGATGGCGGATGGCGGCGCCGCACAGCAGCCGCTGGAGCTGGCGCGGCTGATTCGGCGCAGCGGTGCGACGCACGTACAGGCCACGCCCTCGCTGTGGCGCATCCTGCTGGCCAATCCCGAGACCCGGCTGGACGAGGTGCATGCGCTGGTCGGCGGCGAGGCGCTCGGTGCCGAACTCGCCGCGCGGCTGAAGGGCGCCGCGGCGCGGGTGACGCAGTTCTACGGTCCCACTGAAACCACCGTGTGGTCGACGGCCTACGAGCTGGAGGAGATCGGTTCCGGCGCGCCGCCGATCGGGCGCCCCATCCTCAACACCCGCCTGTACGTAGTCGATGCGGCGCGGCGGCTGGTTCCGACCGGCGCCATCGGCGAACTGTGCATCGGCGGCGCCGGTGTGGCGAAGGGCTATCTGCATCGCCCGCAATTGACCGAAGAGCGCTTCCCGCTCGATCCCTTCGCCGCCGACGGCAGCCGCATGTACTGCACGGGCGACCTGGTGCGTTGGCGCGACGATGGGTTGCTCGAATTCGTCGGGCGCGCCGACACACAGGTGAAGATCCGCGGACACCGGATTGAACTGGGTGAAATCGAGAACGCGCTCGCCAGACATCCGGCGGTGGCCGCAGCGGCGGTGGTCGCGTGGCCGGACGCCAGCGGCATGACCTTGGCCGCCTACGTCGTGCCGCGTGACGGCTCGACGCCGGAACCGGGTCAGCTGCGCGCGTTTCTCGCCCGCCGCCTGCCCGAACCCGCGCTGCCGTCCGGCTTTACCGTGCTGGACGCGTTGCCGCTTACGCCCAACGGCAAGCTCGATCGCCGCGCGCTGCCCGCGCCGGATCGCGGCGCGCGCAGCGCCTTCGTCGAGCCGGGCACGCCGCTGGAACGCAAACTCGCCGAACTGTGGCAGCGCCTGCTGCACGTCGAGCAGGTGGGATTGCACGACAACTTCTTCGAGCTCGGCGGCGATTCCCTGACCGCGGCCGAGATGGCCGCGGGCTTCCCGGCCGAATTCGGCGTCGAACTGCCGTTGGGCGCCCTGTTCGAGGCGCCAACGATCGCCAGCCTCGCAGCGTTCGTCGAGCGGCTCGCCGGCGGCAGCGACGATCCACTGAGCGAGATGGTGGTGCTGCGCGCACCGCCACGGCTGCGCGAGGTCGGCAAGGCGCAGTCGCGGCCGCTGTTCTGCATCCATCCGATGATGGGATTGAGCCTGGGCTTCGCCGGCCTGCTGCGGCACCTGGATCCGTCCGTGCCGGTGTACGGCCTGCAGTCGCGCGGCTTGCGCGGCGACCTGCGGCTGCCAAGCAGCATCGAGGAAGTCGCCGCCGATTACCTGATGCAGATCCGGCGCATCCAACCGGAAGGGCCGTACCGCCTGGTCGGGCGTTCGTTGGGTGGTTTGATCGGCCACGCCATCGCCGAACGTCTGCTGGCGATGGGCGAGCGCGTGGAGCTGCTGGCCATGATCGACAGCTACCTGTTCGCTCCGGGCGAACGCTCGCGTCCGCGCGAGGAGGCGAGGGAGGTGCGCGCCGCGCTGAGTTTCCTGGGGCTGCACCAGTACGCGGGCGAGCACGCGCCGCAGACGCTCAAGGAGCTCGCTTCGCTGCTGCTGCACAGTTACAACGCGCGTTCGATCCCGCTGGTGCAGGAGATCGTCCGGCAGCATCCGCAGTTCATCGAGCACCTGTTCGCGGTGATGCGCAACAACCTGGAACTCGCGCGGCAGTACACGCCGCGCCGGGTGAATCTGGACTTGCTGTTCTTCCGCGCCACGGAAAGCGAAGGACACCTGGACGGCATCCTGGACCACCGCCCCTCGGCGTGGCGGCCCTTCATTGGCTGGCGCATCGAAGTGCACGAGCTGGCCTGCCACCACGAAGCGGTTCTGGATCCGGCGCCGGCGGCGCAGATCGGCGCGGTGCTGCGGCATCGCCTGTCAGACATTCCGGACGAGCGCATGCCGCTGGCACCGCTGTTGGCGGAGGCGCAGCAAGACCTGGCGGTCGCCTGA
- a CDS encoding glycosyltransferase, which yields MHRPIVIFTIGTQGDVRPCVALGQGLRRAGYPVRIATSANFAGLVRQAGLEFFPLTADFQAMLESDRSIADQGLDLRAMARIFRERYAQWAEHWADEGMAASEGAGLLIGVSNSTLLAKALSERRGLPFAIARLQPLTPSRLLPPMVLAGTRERLPGALSLAAHQLLWLLVWHVMRPAINDIVRPRLGLPRYRWHGPYLGRGALDAKVINGFSRHVLPRPADWPDSSQVTGYWFFDPPAWTPPADLADFLAGGAPPVYIGFGSMVSGQAEAFTRTVVDAVRKSGRRAVLATGWGGLEIGEGALDEQIYGLRQAPHDWLFPRMAAAVHHGGAGTTAAAVRAGIPSAVVPFYGDQPFWARCLQRRGVAPPALDRRGLTAEKLAAALDVIGHPDMQREAAALGHAVRAEDGVAEALRHLRRWGLLGEPDAVEAAPERSAA from the coding sequence ATGCACCGACCCATCGTCATCTTCACCATCGGCACGCAGGGCGACGTGCGGCCCTGCGTGGCGCTGGGGCAGGGGCTGCGCCGCGCGGGCTATCCGGTGCGCATCGCCACCAGCGCCAACTTCGCCGGGCTGGTGCGCCAGGCGGGGCTGGAATTCTTCCCGCTCACCGCGGACTTCCAGGCCATGCTGGAGTCCGACCGCAGCATCGCCGACCAGGGGCTGGACCTGCGCGCGATGGCGCGCATCTTCCGCGAACGCTATGCGCAGTGGGCCGAACACTGGGCGGACGAAGGCATGGCGGCGAGCGAGGGCGCGGGCCTGCTGATCGGAGTGAGCAACAGTACCTTGCTCGCCAAGGCGCTGTCGGAACGGCGCGGCCTGCCATTCGCGATCGCGCGGCTGCAGCCGCTGACGCCTTCGCGTCTGCTGCCGCCAATGGTGCTGGCCGGCACGCGCGAACGCCTGCCGGGCGCGCTGAGCCTCGCCGCGCATCAGCTGTTGTGGCTGCTGGTGTGGCATGTGATGCGGCCGGCCATCAACGACATCGTGCGGCCGCGGCTGGGCCTGCCGCGCTATCGATGGCACGGCCCTTACCTCGGGCGCGGCGCGCTGGACGCGAAGGTCATCAACGGCTTCAGCCGGCATGTGCTGCCGCGCCCTGCGGACTGGCCGGACAGCTCGCAGGTGACCGGCTATTGGTTCTTCGACCCGCCGGCCTGGACACCGCCGGCGGACCTGGCCGATTTCCTCGCTGGCGGAGCGCCGCCGGTATACATCGGCTTCGGCAGCATGGTGAGCGGCCAGGCCGAAGCGTTCACACGCACGGTGGTGGACGCCGTGCGCAAAAGCGGCCGGCGCGCGGTGCTCGCCACCGGCTGGGGCGGCCTGGAGATCGGCGAGGGCGCGCTCGACGAGCAGATCTACGGGCTGCGCCAGGCCCCGCACGACTGGCTGTTCCCGCGCATGGCGGCGGCCGTGCATCACGGCGGCGCAGGCACGACGGCGGCGGCGGTGCGCGCCGGCATCCCCTCGGCCGTGGTGCCGTTCTACGGCGACCAGCCGTTCTGGGCACGCTGCCTGCAACGCCGCGGCGTGGCGCCGCCCGCGCTGGATCGCCGCGGGCTGACCGCGGAAAAGTTGGCGGCTGCGCTGGATGTGATCGGGCACCCCGACATGCAGCGGGAAGCAGCAGCGCTGGGCCATGCCGTGCGCGCCGAAGACGGCGTGGCCGAAGCGCTGCGCCATCTGCGGCGCTGGGGCTTGCTCGGCGAACCGGATGCCGTGGAGGCCGCGCCAGAGCGGAGCGCGGCATGA
- a CDS encoding condensation domain-containing protein, whose amino-acid sequence MLRKLSTIESLIDGNITYRLAMAGSLSVERLRTALDRLQRKHPALRMLLREERDGLYYALDAAGPIPLRAAICTSEPVLAREIAREEAAAFAPGEPQLRVAWLRTDRGGVLLITAAHRICDGMSLLTVAKELLSGTYREQPLLPYAALSPLDIAAQSPGPGERKQRAVAAAINGLIGLIPPSRRPLRRDPVWREWRADAALTSALKHRCRREQVSMHAALLAMLDLALQAALGKRAPTRIDSPVDARRGRLAQLKDDMLFFGGGSFKIDVGRERGADLWERARDIYREMGEKIGQELEAIPGKYRFCEMLRPPSEGKVRSIVRIGDALSRNGNWNQFSFSNLGPIELVEPDAPFQLEDFSLAVRSFGVRILGLLAFSVHGRLRFVYVGEEQCMSLPQVDALEHAFMGLLREQATQRRRTAEAMGALGMAAE is encoded by the coding sequence ATGCTGCGCAAGCTGAGCACCATCGAGAGCCTGATCGACGGCAACATCACCTATCGTCTTGCTATGGCCGGCTCGCTGTCGGTGGAGCGCCTGCGTACTGCGCTGGACCGCCTGCAGCGCAAGCATCCGGCACTGCGCATGTTGCTGCGCGAAGAGCGCGACGGACTGTATTACGCGCTGGACGCGGCCGGCCCGATACCGCTGCGCGCGGCCATCTGCACGTCCGAGCCCGTGCTCGCCCGCGAGATCGCGCGCGAGGAAGCCGCGGCCTTCGCGCCCGGCGAGCCGCAGCTGCGCGTGGCCTGGCTGCGCACGGACCGCGGCGGCGTGCTGCTGATCACGGCGGCGCATCGCATCTGCGACGGCATGAGCCTGCTTACCGTGGCGAAGGAGCTGCTGAGCGGAACCTATCGCGAGCAGCCGTTGTTGCCATATGCCGCGCTCAGTCCGCTCGACATCGCCGCGCAGTCGCCGGGCCCCGGCGAACGCAAGCAGCGCGCGGTCGCGGCGGCGATCAACGGCCTGATCGGCCTGATCCCGCCTTCGCGTCGCCCGCTGCGGCGCGATCCGGTGTGGCGTGAGTGGCGCGCGGATGCCGCACTGACGTCCGCCTTGAAGCATCGCTGTCGGCGCGAGCAGGTGTCGATGCACGCGGCCTTGCTGGCGATGCTCGACCTGGCGCTGCAAGCGGCGCTCGGCAAGCGCGCGCCCACGCGCATCGACAGCCCGGTGGATGCGCGGCGAGGCCGGCTGGCGCAGCTGAAGGACGACATGCTGTTCTTCGGCGGCGGCAGCTTCAAGATCGACGTGGGCCGCGAGCGCGGCGCCGATCTATGGGAGCGCGCACGCGACATCTATCGCGAGATGGGCGAGAAGATCGGGCAGGAACTGGAAGCGATTCCCGGCAAGTACCGTTTCTGCGAAATGCTCAGGCCGCCGTCGGAAGGCAAGGTGCGCTCCATTGTGCGGATCGGCGATGCGCTCAGCCGCAACGGTAACTGGAATCAGTTTTCCTTTTCCAACCTGGGGCCGATCGAGCTGGTGGAACCGGATGCGCCGTTCCAGCTGGAGGATTTCAGCCTCGCCGTGCGCTCGTTCGGCGTACGCATCCTCGGCCTGCTCGCCTTCTCCGTGCATGGCCGGCTGCGCTTCGTCTACGTGGGCGAGGAACAGTGCATGAGCCTGCCCCAGGTGGACGCACTGGAACACGCCTTCATGGGCCTGCTGCGGGAGCAGGCCACGCAGCGCCGGCGGACCGCCGAAGCGATGGGGGCGTTGGGGATGGCGGCGGAATAG
- a CDS encoding branched-chain amino acid transaminase: MAQQYPEWIWQNGQIKPWREATTHVMSHALHYGSSVFEGIRSYATPDGAAIFRLTDHLKRLYQSAKIYDMVLPHSQDEIAAACREVIKKNDLGAAYLRPVAYRGLGGFGLSAETPIDVAVAAWPMGPYLGPEALESGIDACVSSWQRFAPNTIPAGAKAGGNYLSGQLIAREARRLGFGEGIALANTGLLSEGAGENLFLVFDGVLHTTPASASILTGITRHTLMTLAREDGIEVVERDIPREYLYLADELLMCGTAAEITPIRSVDGKKIGSGKAGRVTRRMQELFFGLFNGKTNDQWGWLEPV; encoded by the coding sequence ATGGCTCAGCAGTATCCCGAATGGATCTGGCAGAACGGCCAGATCAAGCCCTGGCGCGAGGCGACCACGCATGTGATGTCGCACGCGCTGCACTACGGCTCGTCCGTGTTCGAGGGTATCCGCAGCTATGCCACGCCCGACGGCGCCGCCATCTTCCGGCTGACGGACCACCTCAAGCGCCTGTACCAGTCCGCGAAGATCTACGACATGGTCCTGCCCCACTCGCAGGACGAAATCGCCGCGGCCTGCCGCGAAGTGATCAAGAAGAACGATCTGGGCGCCGCCTATCTGCGCCCCGTGGCGTATCGCGGCCTCGGCGGCTTCGGCCTGTCGGCGGAAACGCCGATCGACGTCGCGGTCGCGGCGTGGCCGATGGGTCCGTACCTCGGCCCGGAGGCGCTGGAAAGCGGCATCGATGCCTGCGTGTCGAGCTGGCAGCGCTTCGCGCCGAACACCATCCCGGCCGGCGCGAAGGCGGGCGGCAATTACCTCTCCGGCCAGCTCATCGCGCGCGAGGCGCGCCGCCTGGGCTTCGGCGAAGGCATCGCGCTGGCCAACACGGGCCTGCTCAGCGAAGGCGCGGGCGAGAACCTGTTCCTGGTGTTCGATGGCGTGCTGCACACCACGCCGGCCAGCGCCTCGATCCTCACCGGCATCACGCGTCACACGCTGATGACGCTGGCGCGCGAGGACGGCATCGAAGTGGTCGAGCGCGATATTCCGCGCGAATACCTGTACCTGGCCGACGAACTGCTGATGTGCGGCACGGCGGCCGAGATCACGCCGATCCGCTCGGTGGACGGCAAGAAGATCGGCTCGGGCAAGGCCGGTCGCGTGACGCGCCGGATGCAGGAGCTGTTCTTCGGCCTGTTCAACGGCAAGACCAATGACCAGTGGGGCTGGCTGGAGCCGGTCTGA